CCCACTGATATTCAGGAACCAGGCGTAGCGCTATTTCAGTGATTACTCCATCGAGCCTACATCTCCAAGATAAGTGTATTTCTCAGCGACCTTCTCGAAGTACGCTTCCGTCATAATTCGAGGATTCGACACCCGATGGAAGTCATCAAGGACGAACTGCATTTCCTCCTCATCCAACCCATATGCGTGGAACACGGCCGCGTCGACTTCGGCTTGTAGTTCACGCCGGGTCTCCATATCCGTCGCTGGCTCAATTCCGCCGAGTCGCTCACGCATCTCAGCAAACTCCTCACCGTAGCAGTTGAGCTTCGCCGCGCGATCAGCGATGTAGTGGAACCAGTCGTCGCCATCAGTGAGTCGGGGGACCTGTGACTCCTCAAACTTGTACTTCGAGGCGTGAGAATCAACCTTTGTCCGCATCAAGAAATCGAACGGAATACTATTGATCAGCCCAAGCGCGACGAAAAGCTCCTTTTCAGTGAAAACACGGTCGTAAGCGCTGTGCATCGGGAATTCCGAAAGATCATCCTTGCTAGGGTTTGCCTCGAATGGTCGAACCGTGTACAGCGTATGGACGACGACTCCACCCGGTGGGATTACAGCCGCAATGAGCGTCCGTTCGTCGGTTGCACGAGCGACTTCACGAAGCACAAGCCGGTACTCAGAACTATGGAGACGGATGTCCTCCAAAGAAAGTTCGGGGCGGTCGAATTCTTCTGTTAGCAACCGATTGACGAACCGCTTCTGCGAACTTGCCGGGAGATGGCGGAACTCAGGGTCATCAGCGAACTTGTTGTAGATAGCCTTCTTCAGGCTGATCGCATCGTCCCGGGCACGGAAGTTCTTCTCTCGAACGCGACGCTTCGCGCTCAGCTCCTCGTTATCCTCATCGACACTCCACAAAGAGATGGGTTTGAGGTCGTCGACGTAGGTCGACTCATAACAGAATTGGTGAATATTCTTTCCCTGATAGACCGGATAATCCCCTTTGGATTCGTCTTCGATGAATCTATCCCGATCTCGTCCTCGATCCAGTTCCTTGTACAAGACCGTTCGCCAAGCACCTTCAATTTCAGTCGCCAATGGTGGTGTCTGGAGAATTTTATCCAGCACTGAGATCTCCTGCTGGTCCTCGATGTTGGGGAAAATTCGAGCTCCAGGAGAATACTCTTTGAGGATTCGCGCTGGAATTTCTAGAGCTACATCGTCAATTGACCGAAGAACATCAACGGAAGTCTGATGAAATATTCCGTGGACAGTATCAGTGCTTCCCTCTGTTCGGAGCGTAACGATACCGAAGTTATACCTAGTGTCTATATCGGAGAAAATGCCGCGGTTTTCAAATCCGATGATACTCTGAATCTCAGACTCTTCCAATGCATGTACTCGCAAATCCTTTCCAGCGGCGGCATTGAAGAACGGACCAGGAAGCAGCTGTGAAACATAACCACCGTCTCTGACGATATCATAGACTCGCTCAAAGAACAGTAGGGACAGGTCGTTCGTCCGTGCAACCTGTTGTCCTTCTACGCTTGGTGTCTGGTACTCGTATTCTCCACTCTGGTTGATATAGGTCGCTTGCCGTTCCTTGTCACGCTGGAACTTCTCCCATTCGGCAGCGATTTCAGGGTTCTCTAAGAGCTCCTCTACCTTCTTGTCCTTTTCACCTGGTGGGCGGCTACGAAACTCAGTATCGTACTTTGGGAAGAAGTCCGTCCGGTATGGCTTCAGCTCATCCCACGGTGGATTCCCAATGATGACATCAAAGCCGCCTTCCCGATAGACTGTCGCGAACTCAAGCACCCAATGAAACGGTGAGGACTCCTCTAATTCCTCAAGAGAAATATCCTCATCGACAAGTTCGTTGAACTGATCGCGGATCTTCTCATTAAGCTCCTCGCTGTGGGTGTCGATTTTTCGTTCAGCCATTTTACGAGCATTCTGCGCTTCACGGGCAGAATCCGCAGCTCGATGGCGGTCCTGTTCCCGGATGACATCCTCATAGAGATCTTTGACTGCAGTTCCGACACCCCAATTCGAGAGTGACGCGTCGCCCGCATCTTCCCGTGCGACTTCTTGGAGCTCAGTAAACCCGATCAGTGAGTTACCCTGACGGATGTTAAAATCAATATTTGGGAGGGGTTCGACCTCGTTCGGTTCGTCCTCGATATCAGCGACCATCGACAGCCACAGGCGTAGTTTACAGATTTCGACTGCCCCGTCCCCAATATCGACTCCATAGAGATTGTGAAGGATGATAGAACGCTTTGCGAAAAGTGAGACCCCTCCATGTCCCTCTTCTATTCTCTCCAATTCTTCACGGCTACGACTCTCCAACTCCCAGCCTTTCCCTTCAGCTTCGAGCCGCTGGAAATACTCAATGCATTGCATGTATAGGTCCATCAGCACCTCCTGTGCGGCGAGCAGGAAGGCGCCACTTCCTACGGCGGGATCGAGAATATGCGCTTCCTTCAGAATGTCGTGGTAGAGAGTCTCCACATGGCTGGTTTGGACGTTTTCCGTTGGAACTTGCTGAGTTATGGTTCCGCCATCGGCAACAGCTTCTGTGCTGGTATCTGCCTCCGGCACGGGGAATCCGAACACATTGTCGATCTCGTCATAGTCCGCGTCCACAGCCTCGTTGAGTTGATCGAGCAGATACGGATGGATCGTCCGCCGGGCCATGAACCCCGTGATCTCTTCCGGTGTGTAGTACGCCCCCATCTCCTTCTGATTGACCGTTTGCTCGAAGATGTGGCCCAAGATCGCCGGGGAGAGGTTCTTGGGATCGACGATGTCGAGTCGTTCGTCTACGTTCCAATTCCAGTCGGAGAGGAAGTCGAGGATATCGTCGAAGAGCCCGTTCGTTTCCTCGGCAGAGACACCTAATTTCGCGTCCTCAAACTCCTCTTCGACAGGATTCCTTGCGAACAAGCCACCGTTCAGGTACGGAAGACTACCGAAGTCAGGGTTCTGTTTGTCTTCTGCGAGGTATTCGAAGAAGAGCGGCTCGTAGAACTCTTCGTAGTGGTCACAACCCTCGTCAACGACTTCATTCGGCTGTTCGTGAAGGTAATTCGGGTCCCGATCAAGGAGGCGCTTTTCCTGGATGAAGTATAGGAATATCATCCGGTCAAGAATGACCTGCACATATCGTTGCTTCGCATCACCCCGATCGTCAGGGATGCCTGTAACCTCTTGAATGAGATCTGTCCTGAGTTCCTCGAACTGTTCATAGAACTCCTTGACGACCTGTTGCGTGTCGTAGAGCGTATCGTATATCGCAGCAGAGGAACCGTACTCGATCGAGTTCAGCTTCTGGAGAATAGTGTTCTTCTCTCCGCTGTCCCGCGTGAACTGCTCCTTCGAGAACGAAATCTTTTGATGCTTAATTCGACCGTGCTGCTGCCCCTCCCAGCTTCGGACTCGGGTAATGAAGGTGAAGATCTCGAAATCGTTGGTGGCAACAAGGTTGGTATGCCGTGAGCGATTTTCCGGTTTGAAGTCTGTGGCAGTCTCCCCGGGGCCCGCGTTGACAATGACGATGAATTCGTCATCATCAAGCTGGACTACGAGTTCGTTATCGCCCCCAAGTTTCGGGCGTGGTTTGAGCCCGCGTTTTTCAAAGGAGTTCGCTATATCCTGTAAAGAGTCCCAGCCCGCGATATCGGATGCGGTGATCTGCTGGAGAGTCATACCACCTGAAAGTTGCTTTACTCATATGAAAATGATGGATATGAGGGTGGCTTTCGACTGCACTGGTCAATACACTTGTTGAATAGATTGTAAGAAGCAGCTTGTATTTCACCGGCAATCGTAGATAAAGTCGAAAACAGCCAATAGCGAGACGATCAGTTGATGCAATGCATTGAGTATTTCCAGCGGCTCGAAGCTGAAGGGAAAGGCTGGGAGCTAGAATCCAGAACGCGAGAAGAGATAGAGGTAATCGAGTCTGGAAAAGGCTCCTCATCATTGTACGCAAAGCGAACGGCCA
Above is a window of Halorussus vallis DNA encoding:
- a CDS encoding Eco57I restriction-modification methylase domain-containing protein; the encoded protein is MTLQQITASDIAGWDSLQDIANSFEKRGLKPRPKLGGDNELVVQLDDDEFIVIVNAGPGETATDFKPENRSRHTNLVATNDFEIFTFITRVRSWEGQQHGRIKHQKISFSKEQFTRDSGEKNTILQKLNSIEYGSSAAIYDTLYDTQQVVKEFYEQFEELRTDLIQEVTGIPDDRGDAKQRYVQVILDRMIFLYFIQEKRLLDRDPNYLHEQPNEVVDEGCDHYEEFYEPLFFEYLAEDKQNPDFGSLPYLNGGLFARNPVEEEFEDAKLGVSAEETNGLFDDILDFLSDWNWNVDERLDIVDPKNLSPAILGHIFEQTVNQKEMGAYYTPEEITGFMARRTIHPYLLDQLNEAVDADYDEIDNVFGFPVPEADTSTEAVADGGTITQQVPTENVQTSHVETLYHDILKEAHILDPAVGSGAFLLAAQEVLMDLYMQCIEYFQRLEAEGKGWELESRSREELERIEEGHGGVSLFAKRSIILHNLYGVDIGDGAVEICKLRLWLSMVADIEDEPNEVEPLPNIDFNIRQGNSLIGFTELQEVAREDAGDASLSNWGVGTAVKDLYEDVIREQDRHRAADSAREAQNARKMAERKIDTHSEELNEKIRDQFNELVDEDISLEELEESSPFHWVLEFATVYREGGFDVIIGNPPWDELKPYRTDFFPKYDTEFRSRPPGEKDKKVEELLENPEIAAEWEKFQRDKERQATYINQSGEYEYQTPSVEGQQVARTNDLSLLFFERVYDIVRDGGYVSQLLPGPFFNAAAGKDLRVHALEESEIQSIIGFENRGIFSDIDTRYNFGIVTLRTEGSTDTVHGIFHQTSVDVLRSIDDVALEIPARILKEYSPGARIFPNIEDQQEISVLDKILQTPPLATEIEGAWRTVLYKELDRGRDRDRFIEDESKGDYPVYQGKNIHQFCYESTYVDDLKPISLWSVDEDNEELSAKRRVREKNFRARDDAISLKKAIYNKFADDPEFRHLPASSQKRFVNRLLTEEFDRPELSLEDIRLHSSEYRLVLREVARATDERTLIAAVIPPGGVVVHTLYTVRPFEANPSKDDLSEFPMHSAYDRVFTEKELFVALGLINSIPFDFLMRTKVDSHASKYKFEESQVPRLTDGDDWFHYIADRAAKLNCYGEEFAEMRERLGGIEPATDMETRRELQAEVDAAVFHAYGLDEEEMQFVLDDFHRVSNPRIMTEAYFEKVAEKYTYLGDVGSME